TGCCAGCCAGACTAGCCTAGTCATAGGCTGGATGCAGGGCCCAAGGTGGACAGAAGGACGAGTGGGCGCTCGGGAGACGAGCACCATGCTGGTGCACTGTGTGCTCTCGGACCTCTGGCCCGTCTTTGCTTCTGCAAGGCAGAAAGTCGTAAAAGTCTTCACCCGCTCCAGAcatcagattcccaccacccagcaccagttcaaGGGTTCCTCCCACCCCATGGGacagagagagcaagaaagagagagagacagagataagaGTGAGAGAGACTTGTTGACTCCTTGAGGCtaagaagaattgctgcaaaacttgagtttcctgaagtggaccactagactcctaaacaacttaaaaaacaatctagtaaaaagaagtcaaccaaaagagcaataTGCAAACAAAAGACCCCCTGgaccaaaacaaattaaagtttgtgtgtattgtttaatggactgctaaatcagtcacacccaccctgtcactgaccacctagccacgtccaCCCAACTTGTCCGGCCCCGGGgctaactggtagcagcggcgggaggctccaccacccatccggatgcttctgcgcatgcacagaagcattgtgCACACAAACAAACTGGTAACAACAGATTTTGAAACCTGCctctgcccccaacagtctgaggaacCCTGAATtggccctgtttaaaaagtttgaggatccctgatatAGATGTACAGCTATCATTTCAACTACCATAGCACACAAGATAAAGATGACCACTGAATATACAATTGTTTTTTTCATGGAATTTTCCAATTTATTCATTCTCATCCATCTCTGTTGGAAATTGGGTATATGAACTGCTACTTTCACatactggtttttttaaaaatagttttttttcttgTAACAGTGACGTTCTGGCCAATTCAAAGCAGATGTTAAAGTAGTCTTCACATTGTCCTTCTTGTTTTTGCAATTGCATctggtattctccaaagcaaaccGTACATTTATCTGGAAGATTGACTTTATTTAGATAGGCCAGTTCAACATCGTCCACAGATAACTTTCCCTTTTTGCTCAGATTCTTAATCTCAAAACCAAACTCTGAGCTGTTGAAGTGCCTGAAAAACTGAAGGCAAAACTGAACACGTGAAACCCTTGGATCTACAAAATAAAAACGACAGATGTTTGAATCTCTTCCAAATTTCACTATGTCATCTGCTCTCAGCTGTTGCTGGCGACAGAAACTTAAAGCATGGAAGACtggtttttcttcttgttttggaTGATAAATAGTGATTTGCAAACAAGTTACAGTCTCTTCAGTATCTTCCGTTTCAAAATCAGACATGGCAATACTATTTCAGAAAATCCTAAAAGAACAAACTATggattaaaatcattttaaaagcaaattacTTGACATTTACTAGATCTTGGTTCATGAAGAACAACAAAAAATCTCCCATCAAAAATAGAAGCAAACTGGCTGCAACAAAATCATTTTTGATGGGGATCATAAATATTTGACAAGGATGGAGGCTACAAGGTTTGATCCCAGCAaacttaaaatatgaaaaaaaatcagattaattTTAATTCGGGTTTTTTAAACATAGGAAATATTGATTTAACTAATTGTTCAAATACTGCCATTTATGGAGAGATCCATTATAGCTTTTAACTTAAGTCCCCTATCCATCATCAGTACTATAAAGTCATGAGGCAGCACATAAAGGTAAAAACATATAGGCAGCACAAAAACTATTGAAGATATAAGTTTAGCTTAAAAGCAAAAACCATCTTTCGTTTGAGGCTTAGACCAAGCATCCTCATCCCTTACCCGGGGATATACAGGGGGCCTGGGGCATCTACTTGCATTGCTTCTCCTCcaaaagtggtggtggtggggagctgCTGTAGCGTAGAGCTTTTTGGTCTTTTTTGTAGTGCAGAATATTATTTTCAGCCAGGCCTCCTTGCAAAATTTCTCACTTCGCTCAGCTCCGCGTTCCCAGATGGCGGAGTCTTCCCCGCCCGCATGTCTTAACCCTGCTTGCGTTTGCACGCAGAATGGAGGCCCTTCCCTACGAAAGGCTTGCACTTTCGCTTCTATTTCCGGCGGGGTAAGTGGAAGTATGACTCCACGGGAACATCCCACAAGAGAAATCAAGGCAGACGTTCAAACCTGAAATTAAGCGGGGCTAAACATTTCTTGGCCGATCTCCCACTCCACCCGGGTCTCGTCTGAACTTTGCCAAGGAGCAAAAA
This DNA window, taken from Ahaetulla prasina isolate Xishuangbanna chromosome 8, ASM2864084v1, whole genome shotgun sequence, encodes the following:
- the TIFA gene encoding TRAF-interacting protein with FHA domain-containing protein A: MSDFETEDTEETVTCLQITIYHPKQEEKPVFHALSFCRQQQLRADDIVKFGRDSNICRFYFVDPRVSRVQFCLQFFRHFNSSEFGFEIKNLSKKGKLSVDDVELAYLNKVNLPDKCTVCFGEYQMQLQKQEGQCEDYFNICFELARTSLLQEKKLFLKKPVCESSSSYTQFPTEMDENE